The nucleotide window TTGGCGCCTTCCTGGCTTGCACCGGCTATCCCGAGTGCAAAACCACCCGGCGGCTCCAGCGCGGAAAGGGCGCGAGACGCGAGTCGGTCTTCCTGGATGAGAAGTGCCCCAGCGATGGCGGGCAACTGGTGATGAAATACGGCCGTTATGGCGAGTTCATCGCCTGCGCGAATTATCCGAAATGCAAATTCACCAAGCCAAAATCGCTCGGCATTGCCTGCCCCAAGTGCGGCCAGGGGCAGCTCTGCGAAAAACGCGCCCGTAAAGGCCGCCGGCGCATTTTCTACGGCTGCGATCGGTATCCGGATTGCGACTACACGGTTGGGGACCGGCCGATCCCGGAGAGCTGTCCGGACTGCAAAGCTCCGTTTCTGCTGGAACGGAAGGTCAAAGGGGAAATTGCCCACTTTTGCGCCAAGAAGGAATGTACTTACCGCATCCTGATCGCACCGCCGCCTGCTACCGAGGCTGCCGTTCCCACGCCCGCCAAACTTTAGGACTGCTTTCTCCTCTGCCTCCTCTGCTTCCTACCACCAACCGGGTGTGAAACAGCTTCCAAGCAGACTCGGCATCTCTTCGCGTTTCTACCGCAGGACGCCTTCCCGCCGCAGTCGCGCCAGAAGCCAAATGCCAAGACACAACAAAAACGGCGCGGTGAACGCGCCCGGCCAGTAGCCGCCGAAATAGACGGCTGCCGAAAGGTGAGCGATCCCGTTCAGCGTCTCAATGACCCCCAGCAATCCGGCAAACCATAGCGCCCATCGCGCTCCCGCCCAAACCAGCGGGCTGGTCCCAAGAATCAGCGCGATGAAGAACATGTTCAGTGTGACGAAGGTATCCACGTCCATACTGAACTGCGGAAACCATGCTGCGTATTGGTGAAAAATTCCGGTGACCGTCCAGAAGCCGACGTCATAGAGCCGGTTGCGCGTCTCCTCCATGCTATGAGCGGCTTGCGCCAGCCCGAGCAACCAGTAAGGGAAAAAGACCCGCGTCGTAGCCGGAATCATCGTGAGCCTCCTTCCGGAACGCGTCTGATAATTCCGTGAATTGGCCTATAATGCTATCACGGGTAAGCCCTGAACCATCCGGTTCAGGGCGAGAGATCGGACAGACCCATGAGGGATGGTTCGCGGATCACGGTTGTAGGTGGCGGCCTGGCCGGGAGTGAAGCCGCCTGGCAGTTGGCTCGGGCGGGCCGAGAGGTCACGCTCTATGAAATGCGTCCGGGGCGAACCACGCCGGCGCATCGCAGCCAGCATCTCGCTGAACTCGTCTGCTCGAACTCTTTGAAATCCAATGAGCCGGGCAGCGCTTCCTGGCTGCTCAAGGAAGAGTTGCGGCGGGCGGGCTCGCTTTTGATGCAAATCGCCGATGGCTCGGCCGTTCCGGCGGGCGCCGCCCTGGCGGTGGATCGAGAAATCTTTGCCGCCCGCGTGACGAGGGCGATTGAAGAAAACCCGCGTATTGAGCTTCGGCGCGAACCACTCGAGCGCATCCCCGAGGAAGGCATCGTGATTCTTTCGACCGGGCCGCTCACCTCGGAAGCGCTGGCCAGCGATCTCGCTCGCCTCGCCGGCACCAACCATCTCTATTTCTACGACGCCATCAGCCCCATCGTGGACGCGAGCACAATTGATATGTCCAAGGTGTTCCGCGGCTCGCGCTATGGAAAAAGCGGCCCGGCCACGACGGACGCCGACGGCGATTATCTCAACTGCCCGATGACCCGCGAAGAATATGACCGTTTCCTCGATGCGATCCTGGCCGCGGAGGAAGTCGAGCGCCACGCGTTTGAAGACGCCGCTTACTTTGAAGCGTGCCTGCCGCTTGAGGAACTGGCCCGGAGGGGCCGGGAGACGTTGCGCTTTGGTCCCATGAAACCGGTCGGGCTGGCTGACCCGCGGTCAGGGCGACGGGCCTGCGCGGTCGTGCAACTGCGTCAGGAAAATCTTCGCGCCGATAGCTATAACGTGGTCGGATTCCAGAACCATCTGAAGTTCAGCGAGCAGAAGCGCATCTTGCGTATGATTCCCGGGCTCGAACAGGCCGAGTTCTTGCGCTTTGGCCAGATCCACCGCAATACTTACGTCAACGCTCCGGCCTTGCTCGCGGAAACGCTCCAGTTGCGCCCCCGGCCGAATATCTTTTTGGCGGGACAGCTTTGCGGCACCGAGGGCTACGTGGAAGCTTTTGCCACCGGGTGGATGGCGGGCGTGCACGCTGCACGGCTGGCCCTGAACCGTACTGGTTCAAGGCTGGCGCGGGGGTTGCCGTTGATCCCTCCGCCGCGGGAAACCGCCATGGGCTCGCTGGTGCACTACATTTCTCATTCTGACCCGGCTCATTATCAGCCGGCGAACATTGCTTTTGATCTGCTGCCACCGCTCGACGGCGGGCCGGGGGGCGACCGCAAGCGGCGCCACCACCGCCAGTGCGAACGCGCCCTGGCGGCATTCGCGCCATGGCTCGAGCAAATCGGGCTCGAGCCAGTCGGGACGCCCCGACGAGATAGCCAACTTGTCCCCGGGTCGGCTGCGGTTCACCGCGAGGGTTCGCCGCGGGAGGACATGACGAAACGGACCTGACGAATGGAACTAGCTAGCGCCATTGCCAGATTTCTCGACTACCTTCGCAAGAAGAATGCCTCGCCGCATACGCTGCGGAATTATGAGAGCGATTTGGAGCAGTTTCTAGGCTACCTGAAGGTGCCGGGTGAGGCTGGGAAGGGTCGGTCTCGGGCCGCCCGCCCCGATCGATTCGGGGCAAGCGTACCGGCTCTCGAGCAGTTCGACCACCACCTCATCCGCGAATACCTGGGCCATCTTTACGACCAGCACCTTCAGAAAACCTCGATCACCAGGAAGCTGTCGGCGCTCCGTTCGCTTTTCGAACATTGCGTCCGCGAAGGAGTGCTCAAAGAAAGTCCGGCGCGCCTGATCCGCTCGCCCAGGTTGCCCAAGCACATTCCGACCGTGCGCACGGCGGAAGAGATCAATCGCTTTCTCGATAGCATCGGGCAAGCCCCGATAGGATCAGAGCAAGTACCCGCGGCTGCCCAACTTGGCGGTGCATCGGCCCCGACCCGATCGCGGCGAGCGACAGCGACTCCAGACGTGCCTCTCCTCAAGCGTGACCGCGCCATCCTGGAGTTGCTTTATGCCTCAGGGCTGCGAGTGAGCGAGCTCGTCGGGCTCGACCTCAAGGACATTGACGAGCGCGAGCAGATGCTGCGAGTGCGCGGGAAAGGCCGCAAGGAGCGGCTGGTGCCTTACGGGTCCAAGGCCAAGGCAGCGCTCGAAGCCTACTGGCCCGTGCGCCAAAAACTCCTTGCCGAATGCCAACACCCCGGCGCTGCCGGCCTCCCGCCGGGAAGCCGGCAGCCCCGATTGGGTCGGGGCGAGCGGTTTACCCCGAGCGTCCGCCGCGAGAGGCCTTTGCATTCGGTGAACGCGGAAGCTGTTTTTTTGAATTACGCCGGCCACCGCCTGACGGCGCGCTCCGTAGGCCGGCTCGTCAAGAAGTACTCGCTCCTGGCCAACGTGACCTGGGACTTACATCCGCACGCGCTGCGCCACGCTTTTGCGACTCATCTCCTGGCGGATGGGGCCGACCTACGCGCCATCCAGGAGCTCCTCGGCCATCGTTCGCTTTCCACAACGCAGAAATACACCCAGGTTTCCATCGAACAATTGATGCAGGTTTATGACAAGACCCATCCCCGGGCATGAGGGCTACCATGCCAGTGAGTACGCTACGTCGATAATTGTCTCAGTTGGCAGTGGCTGGGCATTGCAAGTCATCGGTCGGTACCGCCAGCCCCGAACGGCCTCGAGTGTGGCACGGTCGAAGTCGGGCCCCGCTGAACGGACCACGGTCAAGTGGGACAATGCTCCATCGGTGCCGATCACGGCATAGACCGAAACTGTTCCCATCATTCGGTTCCGCTTGGCATTTTCCGGGTAACCAGGGAGCGTCTGCTTCTCGACAACTGCGGGCTCGGGGTTTTCGCACCGTGGCCACTCCTCTGCGCCGGCTAGCGGGGCGAAAGTCGAGGGATCAGGATTCGGGGCGGGAGCAATCTCGTCCACCCGGACTTCCACAAGGATTTTGTTTGCTCCCCTGGCCCGCATCGTTCGAGGGAAAGTTTTGCCCGCCCAGGGCAGGAATTGTGAGTATTCTCGCGCTCTGATTTCACTCTGCCCGTCCATCTGTCCACGCGGGTGCTCTTCGCGAACTAAGGCGCCTGTGGCGGCGTCGAGGCAAAGTTGCCGTTCAGCCGAAGCCTTTGGCTTCACTTCAATGCAGGTCATCTGGCCTCCGTTCCACCTGCGTTGCCGAGCTTTTCCCAGAATGTCCTCCGGGCCGATGTGGAGCCGTGACACAAAGTCGAGCATTCGGGTTAATTGGTGGATTCGCACCGGCTCATAACTTACGCTACGTTTTTGCCAGAATTTGCCTTCTCCTCCGACGCGTAGCCGGTTGTAACCCGGTAGGGCGATTTCCTCTCGCCAACGAGTCGGCGAATTCCAGGTGAGAAAGTATGTTCCATCAACTGGTTTGTCGCCTGGCCCCAAGACTCGAAAACGAGCACGCAAGTGAAAAGGTGGTGCACTTTGCGATCGAATGTCCGAGATTTCAGCGGCGCGGGCGAGAAGCTTGGCACGTTGCTCTCTAGGCTTTTCCTCAGCGGCGGAAAGAACAGCCAGACCGAGCACTACCAGTGCTAGGAAAAAACATGAGGATATGTGTCCGGATTTCATAGAGGTTGCATGCGTGTCATCGGGATTTTTGCCACCCGCCGCCGTTGACGGGTTAGTGACGTAGCCTCTATAATAAATGGTTTGTCAATCGCAGAGGAGGCTCGATGTACGCCGTCATTCGGACTGGTGGAAAGCAATACCGGGTAGCGCCGGGGGAGATCGTCAAGGTCGAGACGCTCCCGGGCGATGTCGGCGCGAAGGTCACCTTCGACGACGTACTGGCCGTGCGGCAGGACGACAGACTGCTCGGCAAGGCGGCGGCTGCCAAGGCGAAAGTGACCGGCACGATTGTCGAGCAAGGGCGGCACAAAAAGATCGTGGTCCTCAAATACAAGAGGACCAACCAGTACAAGATCCAGCGCGGGCATCGGCAGAATTACACCGCGGTCCAGGTCAGCGAGATCAAGGTCTAGAGGTTCAAATGGCTCACAAAAAAGGCGGCGGCAGTTCAGTTAACGGGCGAAATTCACCCGGGCAGCGGCTCGGCGTAAAGCGTTTTGCCGGCCAGTTTGTCACCGGCGGGTCCATCCTGGTGCGCCAGCGGGGCACGCGCTTTTTCCCGGGGCGAAACGTCGGCCGGGGCAAGGACGACACCCTGTTTGCCAAAATTTCCGGCATTGTGCGCTTTGAGGACAAAGGCGGCAGCGGGCGCTACATCAGCGTGACGGCGGAAGAGGTTTCAAAGCCCGCCGAGGCCCGCCAGCCGCAAGAGCCGGCTACCGTCAGCGCTGATTAGGCTTTGCACCAACTTCCCGGCGTCCCGAAACCTATCGGGACGCCTTTGTATTTCCAGCCAGCCCTGTCGTATGCTTCTTTTCGAGACAAGCGCCAGTGTTCGTTGATGAAGCCAAAATCTACGTAAAGGCGGGCGATGGCGGCAACGGCTGCCTTGCCTTCCGGCGGGAGAAGTTCGTCCCGCGCGGCGGGCCTTCGGGCGGAGATGGAGGCAACGGCGGCAGCATCGTCATGGTGAGTTCGGAGCACGAGAGCACGCTGTTGCGCTATCGTTTCAACCGCGAGTTTCGCGCCCAGCGGGGGAGGCATGGGGAAGGCTCGAACCGGCACGGCGCCAACGGCGCCGACCTCGAATTGCTGGTGCCGGTGGGCACTCTCGTTTTCGATGACGAGTCGAGCGAACTCTTGTTTGACTTCGCTGCGGCTGCACATTCGTTTATCCTTGTACATGGCGGCCGGGGGGGGCGCGGTAACGCCCGTTTTGCCTCTTCGACGCATCGGGCACCGAGAGAGCATGAGGATGGGCATCCGGGCGAGGAGCGCCGGTTGCGCCTCGAACTGAAACTGATGGCTGACGTCGGCCTGGTCGGCTTTCCGAATGTCGGCAAATCCACCTTGATTTCGCGCCTTTCGGCGGCGCGGCCGAAAATTGCCGATTATCCCTTCACGACGCTCGAGCCGTGCCTCGGAGTGGTGAACGGGAATCCTTTTCCGAGCTTTGTGATCGCGGACATCCCCGGATTGATCGAGGGCGCGCACCTCGGCCACGGGCTGGGCACACGCTTTTTGCGTCATATCGAGCGCACCCGGCTCCTGGCGCATCTCGTGGACCTTGCCGATCTCTCGAGTCGCGACCCGGTGGCCGATTTCAGCGTGGTGATGGGCGAGCTGGCTTCTTTCAGCCCGGAACTGGCGCGGCGGGAACAGATTGTGGTGGGTTCGCGGGTGGACGCGATGAGCGACCGCTCGCGCCTTGAAAAGCTAAGAGCTTTCTGCGAGGAGCAGAGTCACGTTTTCTTCGCCATCTCTTCTCAGACGGGTGAAGGAGTGGATGGGTTGCGCCGGGCGATGGCGCAAACCGTCGAGCGCATCAAGCGCGAATCGCGGGCGGCCGAGCCGGTGGAGCAACCTCCGGCTTAGGGAGCGCCGGACTTAAGCCCGTCAGTCCCTATGAGCGAGCGAGCGATTGGACTGTTTGGCGGCACGTTTGATCCGATCCACAGCGGGCACCTGGCGGCCGCGCGGGCAGCATGCCGCGAGTTTGGCCTGAGTGAGGTTCATTTTGTGCCCTCGGCCCGGCCGCCCCACAAGGCGGCGCGGGAGATGGCGCCCTTGGCCGATCGTTATGCCATGGTCGTGCTCGCCTGTGCCGGCTACCCCACCCTGATGGCTTCGCGGCTGGAGGCCGATATCAAGCGGCGGCGGCCTTACTATACGCTCGAGACGGTCGAGCGGGCTCGCCACCGGTTTGGCCAGCGGGTGAAATTGTATTTCCTTTTGGGCGCCGATTCGTTTGAGGAGCTTCCGACGTGGAAGGATTGGGAGAAATTACTCGAGGCGTGCGATTTCATTGTGGTCAACCGTCCCGGGTACAGCCTCAAGCGGCTGCGGCGGGTGGTTCCCCGAGGGTTACTCGGCCGGCGGAGCGGCTCCGGGGGCGCGGCCCGGACAGGATCGGGTCGAGCGCGCGGCTGGATCGCTCTCCGGCGGACAGCGATCTATCTGCTGCGGGGCGTCGAGGTGCCGGTCTCTTCGACCACCATTCGCCAGCGCGCTGCCCGGGGCCTTTCTTTGCGCGGGATGGTGCCGCGAGTGGTTGAGGAGTATATTCGTCAGCGGAAGTTATACCGATAGTGAATCGAGCCCGTGATACTCTTCCGCCAGTGCTCGGCTGGGCCATTGCCGCGGCCCAGGAGAAAAAAGCGGAAAAGGTGACCGTGCTCGATCTCCACGGAGTTGCTTCCTTCACCGATTATTTCTTGATCTGCAGCGGCACCAGCAACCGCCAGGTGCAGGCCATCAGCGATGCCGTGGAGCAGCGACTTGGCCAGGGGGGATGGAATCCGGCGCAAATTGAGGGCCGGGCGCTGGCCGAGTGGGTTTTGATGGACTATCGCGACTTCATCGTGCACATCTTCACCGAGCGCGCCCGGCTCTTCTACGACCTTGAGCGGCTCTGGCGTGCCTCCAAGCGCACCGAGATCGCGGAGTAGGTCCGGGATGAAGATTCGGCTGCTCATGCTGGGGAAGACGCGGGCGCCGGAACTGCGCGCGCTGTTGGATTTTTATGTTCGTCGGATTCTGCCCCTCTGTCCGATTGAGGTGACCGAGGTCCGGCCAGCCGTGGCCGCCCGGAACGGCATCACGAAAGAGTCTCGGAGCCACATCGTCCTGCTCGATGCCGCCGGCCGCGAATGGGACAGCCAGGAGTTTGCCCGATGGCTCAAGGGACTGCGCGAGCGTGGCACCCAGGAAATTGTCTTCGCGTGCGGCGATGCCGCCGGCTTTCCGGAATCGTGGCGCCGGCAGAGCGACAGCAAGATTTCCCTTTCCCGCATGACGATGGCCCATGAGCTGGCGCGGGTCGTGCTGCTCGAACAGATCTACCGCGCCGTCACGAGCTTGCGCGGGCATCCCTATGCCAAGTGAGACGCGCCCATTACCCGCCGAGCCCCAGGCACCTGCCTGGGGGATACTGGGAATGTTAGATGGATGAAAAGAAAAAAGGATTGATCATCGTTTATACCGGCCCGGGGAAAGGCAAGACGACTGCCTCGCTCGGCGCGGCCTTTCGCGCCGTGGGACAGGGTCTGAAAGTGCTCATGGTGCAGTTCATCAAAGGCTCGTGGCATTATGGCGAGCTGGATTCCGCGAAGATGCTGGGCGAGGACAAGATCAAGCTTCTGCCGATGGGCCGGGGATTCGTCAAGGTCGGCGCGGGGAAGCCTGACCCGGAAGATGTGCGGCTGGTGGAACAGGCGTGGGAGTTTTCGAGCGAGAAAATGCGTTCTTCGGAGTATGATTTGGTGATTCTGGACGAGATCAACTACGCGATCAGCTACAAGATGCTGGATCCTGACCGCGTGGTGGAAGCGCTCCGGCAGAAGCCGGAGATGGTGCACGTGATTCTGACCGGCCGGAACGCGCATCCCAAAATCGTCGAGATGGCCGATCTGGTCACCGAGATGCGCGAGGTAAAGCACCCGTACCAGAAAGGCATCGAGGCGCAGCGCGGCATAGACTACTGAGATTCGTGGCCCGCGAACCGTGGCCCGTGTCCCGCAAAAACCAAACGGAACATGGGAGCGCACGGGTCGCGGATCACCGATCACGAACCATGGCTTGGTTCAAGCGAGAGAAAAAGGGCCTCGAGCAGCCGGCGGCGGCCGAAGACCGCCGGATTCGCACCGAGGGAATGTGGCAGAAGTGCGACGGCTGCAAGCAGATTGTCTGGAAAAAGGATCTCGAAGCCAACCTGAACGTCTGCCCGAAGTGCCACTATCATTTCCGGATCAATGCCACGCGACGGCTGGAAGTGCTCCTCGATGACGGCCAATGGACGGAGCACGACCGCGGGCTGGTCTCGACCGACCCGCTCCAATTTGTGGATACCCGCCGGTATGTTGAGCGGCTGGCTACGGCGGAGAAACAGACTGGACTCAAGGATGCCGTGATCATCGCCGAAGGGAAATTGGCCGGACGGCCCATTGTGCTCTGTTCGATGGAATACCAGTTTATTGGCGGCTCGATGGGCTGCGTGGTCGGCGAAAAGATCACCAGAGCCATCGAGCGTTCAACGGATCAAAAGCTGCCGCTCGTGATCGTCTCGTGTTCCGGCGGGGCGCGGATGATGGAGGGCGCGGTCAGCCTGATGCAAATGCTCAAGATCAGCGCCGCCCTGGCGCGGCTCGACCAGGCGCGCGTCCCTTATATCTCCGTGCTTGCCGACCCTACCACCGGCGGCGTCACCGCCAGCTATGCCATGCTGGGCGATCTGAACATCGCCGAGCCGGGCGCGCTGATCGGCTTTGCCGGGCCGCGCGTCATCGAGCAGACCATCCGCCAGAAATTGCCGGAAGGCTTCCAGCGCGCCGAGTTCCTGCTCCAGCACGGCTTTCTCGACGCCATCGTCCACCGCAAGGATCTGAAGGGCTACATCGCGAACGCGCTCAATTTCTTTTTGGAATAGATCACCGCATCGTGTTTTCGCGAGTCCCGGGTCCCGGTGGATCTCCTGAAATGTCGGCATGAACTACGAGGACGCTGTCCGCTATCTGCTCTCGCTTGGCCGCGAAATGCGCGGGGTCAAGTTCGACCTCGAGAATATTGCGGCGCTCGCCGAAGCGCTCGGCCGGCCGCATCGGGCTTATCCCTCGGCCCACATCGCCGGGACGAACGGCAAAGGTTCGGTGGCGGCCATGCTCGATTCCATCCTGCGCCAGGTGGGTTTGCGCGTCGGGCTTTACACTTCGCCCCATCTCGTTCGCATCAATGAGCGGATCCGTGTAGCGGGTGAGGAAATTCCGGATGAGGAGTTTGCTCTGGCTTTCGAACGCGTCCGCGAAACAATCGAGCGGCTCATGGCCACCGGCGCGCTCAGGGCACATCCCACCTACTTCGAATTCCTCACCGCGATGGCCTTTGACGTTTTCGCCCGCGAGCGCGTGGGCTTCGCCGTCTTCGAGGTCGGCATGGGCGGGCGGCTGGATGCGACGAACATTGTTTCCCCTGTCGTCTGCGTCATCACTCAAATTGATTTTGACCACGAAGCCTATCTGGGCCACTCGATTGAGCAGATTGCCGGTGAGAAAGCGGGCATTGTGAAGGCGGGCGTGCCGGTGGTTTGCGCGACCGGCCGCGAGGAAGCGACCCGGGTGATCGAGGCGCGGGCCGCTCGTGTGGGCGCCCCGGTGATCGATGTCGAGCGCGAATACCAGGTGAGCAAGGCTTCGGCGGAGCATGGGCGGTATCGCTTTGAGGTTCGTGCGCGAGATGGTTTCGCGGCACGTTGGTCGCTTGGTCTTGCCGGCCGCTTCCAGGTTCAGAATGCGCTTCTGGCGGCAGCGGCGGCGCGGCTACTTGCCCAACAAGGCGTGCCCGTCACGGATGCACACATCGCTCAGGGGCTGGCTTGCGTTCGCTGGCCCGGGCGGTTGGAGCGCCTGGAGTGGCCTCGAGCCGGCGAGCCCGAGTCGGGCGAGGGCGAGAAGGCCGATTCGTCCGCCGCGGCGGACTCAGGGCAGGCTCGGCCGCCGGTCTATTTGGACGGGGCGCACAATCCCGCCGGGGCGCGTGAGGTGGCGGCGTTCTGGCGCGAGCAACTGGGCCGAAAAAAGATTCATCTCGTCTATGGCGCCATGCAGGACAAGGCGGTGGAGGAGATCATGGAACTCCTTTTGCCGCTCGCCGCGACGGTTACGCTGACTGCGCCCAGCCAGCCCCGCGCCGCCAGCGCTGAGGCGCTGGCTGCCATGGCCCGCCATTTCAATGGCCGCGTCTTTGTCGAGCCTCAGCCGCTCAAGGCGCTCGACCGCGCCCGGGCGCTGGCGTCTCCGGAGGATGTCGTTTTTGTTACCGGTTCGTTGTATCTTGTCGGGGACATCCGCCGCCACTGGATGGAGGCTGGCGGGCTCGCCCAGACGGAAGCCCGCCGCGGTGGGGCGCGGCGGAGAACCGGGAACACATGAAGAAATTTCTGGACGGGTTGAGCTACCTCCGCTCGCTCGTCGTCACCATCCCCCTCATCTACCTCTATACGATCGTGATGGGGACGATCTCGCTCCTGGTGTCGCCGTTTGACCGCCGGGGAAACTTGCAGCATGCCTGCGCCCGCCTCTGGGCGCGGCTCATCATGACGACCAGCCTGGTGCGGGTTCGGGTGAGCGGGCTCGAGCACGTGGACACGCAGGCAACTTACGTCTATTGCGCCAACCATCAGAGCTACCTCGATACCACGCTGCTGTTCGGGTATCTACCGGTTAAATTCCGCATCATGGCCAAGGCATCGCTCTTCCGTATACCCTTTCTCGGTTGGCACCTGAAGCGCGCCGGGCATATGCCGATTGCGCGTGACAATGTCCGCCGCGCCGCCCGCAGTTTGCTCGAGGCGGCGGAGCATATCCGTGCCGGAACGCCAGTGGTGGTCTTCCCTGAGGGCGGCCGGAGCATCCCGGGGCCGCTCCAAGAGTTCCGAGCCGGTACGTTTCTCCTGGCCATCCGTGCCGGGGTGCCGGCGGTGCCGGTGGCCATCGTCGGCACGCGGGCAGCGCTCGCACCCCACTCCTGGCATATCCATCCGGCTCGCGTCGAGATGATCATCCACCCGCCCATCCCCACTGAGGGCATGAGGACGAAGGATAGTGAACGACTGGCACAGCAAGTGCGCGAGGTGATAGCCGCGACCCTGGCTGCGCGGCGAGGCCGCTCGAGCCACTGAATCAGCCAAGTTGGAGGCGCCATTGCGTGTGCCTTCGACGAACCCTCCTCCTGAATTTGCCAACGCCGCATCCGGTTTGGAGAGCGGCGGCGAGCTGCCACATCAAGAAAAAGCGGGAGAAAGCTCCCGCACTCGATGGCACGCGGGTTGCCGCACCTTGAAGGCGATGTTAGGATGGCAAACTCGATGTCTGGGAAAGCACAGCAAATACCGCGTATTGGCGTGCCGTATCGCAGCGTAAAGGAAGAGGCGGAGAACAGGCGCGACGCCTACGATAATTACCTACGCGCGCTAAGAGAGGCGGGCGGAGAACCTGTCGAAATCTCGCTCGTACTTTCAAGACCGCGCCTGGGGGAGCTGGCTCGCACGCTCGATGGTATCGTGCTGCCCGGCAGCCCTGCTGACGTTGATCCCAAGCGCTACGGCGCTCCGCGCCACCCGCGCTCAGGCGATCCCGACCCGCAGCGCGAGCAGACCGATTTCACGCTGCTCGACGCCGCCTTTGCCGCGAACAAGCCCGTGCTGGCGATCTGCTACGGCGTACAGCTTCTGAACGTCTATCTCGGCGGGAGCCTCGTGCAAGACATCCCGAGCGAGCTCGCCTCGGAGATCACGCACGACTGGCGTGGCCGCGCATCCGGCGCGCCGGAACCGTTTCATCCCGTCGGCATCGAAGCCGGGACGCGGTTGGTTCTGCTCGCCGGCGGAACCGAAGCGCGCGTAAACAGTTCGCACCATCAGTCGGTGCACCGGCCGGGAAGCGACTTGCGCGTCGTGGCGCGTGCGCCGGATGGCGTAGTGGAAGCGGTGGAATTCACAGGAAAAGACCAGTGGGTCATGGGCGTGCAATGGCACCCGGAACGCATGAAAGACGATGGGTTGTCCGAGGCGTTGTTCCGCGACCTGATCGCCGCTGCGCGCGCCGCGTTTGCGGGGGTCAGGGGCTAGGGCGCAGGTGGCAGGTGATAGGTGGTAGGTCTTAGGCGGTCGGTTTCTATTTTCTCTTTTCACTTTTCTGTTTTCGTCCGAGTTTCGATTTTCGAGTTTCGTTCTTTTCGGGGGCTGAATGATTTCTCTTCAAGGAAAGTCAGCAGTCATTACCGGCGGTTCGCGGGGTATCGGCGCGGCCACGGTGAAGATGTTTGCCGAGGCCGGCGCCGACGTCGTTTTCAACTACTATCGCAGCCGCGAGGCAGCTCGGGAGGTGGAGCGGGCGGCCCAGAAGCACGGCA belongs to Candidatus Acidiferrales bacterium and includes:
- a CDS encoding 23S rRNA (pseudouridine(1915)-N(3))-methyltransferase RlmH, which translates into the protein MKIRLLMLGKTRAPELRALLDFYVRRILPLCPIEVTEVRPAVAARNGITKESRSHIVLLDAAGREWDSQEFARWLKGLRERGTQEIVFACGDAAGFPESWRRQSDSKISLSRMTMAHELARVVLLEQIYRAVTSLRGHPYAK
- the cobO gene encoding cob(I)yrinic acid a,c-diamide adenosyltransferase gives rise to the protein MDEKKKGLIIVYTGPGKGKTTASLGAAFRAVGQGLKVLMVQFIKGSWHYGELDSAKMLGEDKIKLLPMGRGFVKVGAGKPDPEDVRLVEQAWEFSSEKMRSSEYDLVILDEINYAISYKMLDPDRVVEALRQKPEMVHVILTGRNAHPKIVEMADLVTEMREVKHPYQKGIEAQRGIDY
- the accD gene encoding acetyl-CoA carboxylase, carboxyltransferase subunit beta codes for the protein MAWFKREKKGLEQPAAAEDRRIRTEGMWQKCDGCKQIVWKKDLEANLNVCPKCHYHFRINATRRLEVLLDDGQWTEHDRGLVSTDPLQFVDTRRYVERLATAEKQTGLKDAVIIAEGKLAGRPIVLCSMEYQFIGGSMGCVVGEKITRAIERSTDQKLPLVIVSCSGGARMMEGAVSLMQMLKISAALARLDQARVPYISVLADPTTGGVTASYAMLGDLNIAEPGALIGFAGPRVIEQTIRQKLPEGFQRAEFLLQHGFLDAIVHRKDLKGYIANALNFFLE
- a CDS encoding folylpolyglutamate synthase/dihydrofolate synthase family protein, with translation MNYEDAVRYLLSLGREMRGVKFDLENIAALAEALGRPHRAYPSAHIAGTNGKGSVAAMLDSILRQVGLRVGLYTSPHLVRINERIRVAGEEIPDEEFALAFERVRETIERLMATGALRAHPTYFEFLTAMAFDVFARERVGFAVFEVGMGGRLDATNIVSPVVCVITQIDFDHEAYLGHSIEQIAGEKAGIVKAGVPVVCATGREEATRVIEARAARVGAPVIDVEREYQVSKASAEHGRYRFEVRARDGFAARWSLGLAGRFQVQNALLAAAAARLLAQQGVPVTDAHIAQGLACVRWPGRLERLEWPRAGEPESGEGEKADSSAAADSGQARPPVYLDGAHNPAGAREVAAFWREQLGRKKIHLVYGAMQDKAVEEIMELLLPLAATVTLTAPSQPRAASAEALAAMARHFNGRVFVEPQPLKALDRARALASPEDVVFVTGSLYLVGDIRRHWMEAGGLAQTEARRGGARRRTGNT
- a CDS encoding lysophospholipid acyltransferase family protein, with the translated sequence MKKFLDGLSYLRSLVVTIPLIYLYTIVMGTISLLVSPFDRRGNLQHACARLWARLIMTTSLVRVRVSGLEHVDTQATYVYCANHQSYLDTTLLFGYLPVKFRIMAKASLFRIPFLGWHLKRAGHMPIARDNVRRAARSLLEAAEHIRAGTPVVVFPEGGRSIPGPLQEFRAGTFLLAIRAGVPAVPVAIVGTRAALAPHSWHIHPARVEMIIHPPIPTEGMRTKDSERLAQQVREVIAATLAARRGRSSH
- a CDS encoding gamma-glutamyl-gamma-aminobutyrate hydrolase family protein — encoded protein: MSGKAQQIPRIGVPYRSVKEEAENRRDAYDNYLRALREAGGEPVEISLVLSRPRLGELARTLDGIVLPGSPADVDPKRYGAPRHPRSGDPDPQREQTDFTLLDAAFAANKPVLAICYGVQLLNVYLGGSLVQDIPSELASEITHDWRGRASGAPEPFHPVGIEAGTRLVLLAGGTEARVNSSHHQSVHRPGSDLRVVARAPDGVVEAVEFTGKDQWVMGVQWHPERMKDDGLSEALFRDLIAAARAAFAGVRG